The genomic DNA CCCCCCAAAGTTGCATTACCCAATGTGGGTGACCCCTTCCTGGTTCTCCGCTTCCCGGGTCCAGATGGCAATCTTGTCTCCCTTGGCACGGATGTTGATGACAGCCCCACACACCTCGTTACTGTACTCATCAAACATCTCCCCAATGAGGCACATCAGCTGCCCAGACGAGAAGAGGAGCCCAGGACAGTCACTCCACGGCTCGGCACTGTGTCAGGTGGAAATGCTGCTGACAGGACCCCACAGACCAGCCCCAGTGGGGCTGCACTCACCGTCTCCAGCCAAAAACGGTCCAGCTCCGTGTGCCGCTGCTGCTTGGCCAGGGTGATGAGCCAGCGCCCACCACGCTTGTTCTGGTTGTCCTCCCACATGGGCTCGATGCCGTCCTATGGACAGGCAAGGGAATGGTCAGGGCAACCAAGCACCCAGCCAGAGCCAGCTCTGTGAGCTGTCAGCACCCAGCCATGGCACCTGCCAGCCCCACCGGCACCCAGCGTGCCCCCATACTGCTACAGGTGGCTGCAAGGAGGGACTGTGGCAGAGGGGGTGTCACACCTTGAAGAGTGAGTAGTCACAGCCAGATGAAAGCTTGCTGGGGGGCTGGATGTGGTTGTACAGCCTGCACCAGGTGGAGACAAGACACAGATACAGGTGAGAAGAGGTGCCTCAGGGATCGCCAGCACCCTCCTCTGGTTCAGAGGCTCCCAACCAGGACCTCTCCAGAGTGGGCACATTGCCCACCCACGGGACACTCACGCCCAGAAGTCTTCCACAGTGCTGAACTTGGTGACAAGGCGCAGGTTTGCCTGCCACATCTTGCTCTTGTCATTCTTGAAGAACCACAGTGCCCacctggggagggaagggagatgGGGGAGTTCAGCCATGCTAGAGCCTCCCTTCAGCTCCAGcacccccatcccagcactgggAGAGGCTGCCCACACCTGAGCCCCCATACCTGTTCTGCAGGGGGTGCTTGCTCAGGCTCCCTGCCAGGAGCGGCTCTTGCTGCGGAGCCCTCCGTCGCCTCCGCCGCTCCTCTTGCCTCCGCTGGGGAAGGAGAGACAGCCTGGAGGagccccatggccaccccagCAGGGCAGGTGGGGACAGCCAGTAGCCTCCCCCACACCATGACAGGGACCCCACAGCCAGGAGCCCTGAGGGGATGACCGTGCTGCCTGCAGGGCTGCCCAGGCTCTGCTGCCAGGCCCAGGGAAGCTCACAAGGAGAACACTCACCTGCTCCCCTGTAGCCATCCTGCCCAGCACAGGCTCTCCCTCAGCCACCCCCAGCTCTTAAGTGCCCACAGGCGAATGGGACGAGgcagccagcccagctgcaggcaCTTGTGTGGTGGGGAGGGGCTGCTGGTCCTGCCCCTTCTGGTAGAGAGCAGGGTGGAATGGGGTCAAGGCAGGGGGATAGGGTGGGGTAAGGTGGGGACAGTGTCTGGTGGGAATCAAGACTGCATGTTAAACAGGGCAGGACAGCACTGGGATCAGGGTAGGATGGGAACAACATGGGATAGGGAAGGTGTGGAATGGGATGGGGAGAGTGTGGAATAGGATGTAGAGGGGATGTGGTCAGAATTGAATGGAGT from Columba livia isolate bColLiv1 breed racing homer chromosome 14, bColLiv1.pat.W.v2, whole genome shotgun sequence includes the following:
- the EIF4E1B gene encoding eukaryotic translation initiation factor 4E type 1B, whose product is MATGEQRRQEERRRRRRAPQQEPLLAGSLSKHPLQNRWALWFFKNDKSKMWQANLRLVTKFSTVEDFWALYNHIQPPSKLSSGCDYSLFKDGIEPMWEDNQNKRGGRWLITLAKQQRHTELDRFWLETLMCLIGEMFDEYSNEVCGAVINIRAKGDKIAIWTREAENQEGVTHIGRVYKEHLGLSQKVAIGYQAHADTATKSGSLSKTKFVV